A part of Vicinamibacterales bacterium genomic DNA contains:
- a CDS encoding TlpA disulfide reductase family protein: protein MDTGTTAARSRGTVRAVAIVATVLGLVGLSLPFTWDAYEDSEGLSVSAPLMEPVAAHASTLADEAQAGDAACMADAKPASDFTLPTIDGTSQSLSAYKGKVVLLNFWATWCGPCKAEIPGFVELQQQYKDDLVVVGLSVDDTADKAKAFADQYKINYPVLLGLGHDDVQDAYGPIYGIPASFLISRDGKVCKRHLGIAPKAQFEREIKALM from the coding sequence ATGGACACCGGAACCACCGCCGCTCGCAGTCGTGGAACCGTGCGCGCCGTCGCGATCGTCGCGACCGTGCTCGGCCTCGTGGGTCTGAGCCTCCCGTTCACGTGGGACGCCTACGAGGACTCCGAGGGGCTGTCCGTCTCGGCGCCGCTCATGGAACCGGTGGCCGCGCACGCCTCCACGCTGGCCGACGAGGCGCAGGCCGGGGACGCAGCCTGCATGGCCGACGCGAAACCCGCCTCCGACTTCACGCTCCCGACGATCGACGGCACGTCGCAGTCGCTCAGCGCCTACAAGGGCAAGGTGGTGCTGCTGAACTTCTGGGCCACCTGGTGTGGCCCGTGCAAGGCGGAGATCCCGGGCTTCGTCGAACTGCAGCAGCAGTACAAGGACGACCTCGTGGTCGTGGGACTCTCGGTGGACGACACGGCCGACAAGGCGAAGGCCTTCGCGGATCAGTACAAGATCAACTACCCCGTGCTGCTGGGGCTCGGCCACGACGACGTCCAGGATGCGTACGGGCCGATCTACGGCATTCCCGCGTCGTTCCTGATCAGCCGCGACGGCAAGGTCTGCAAGCGGCATCTCGGTATTGCACCGAAGGCGCAGTTCGAGCGTGAGATCAAGGCGTTGATGTGA
- a CDS encoding ABC transporter ATP-binding protein translates to MTANGQPPAVVVEDVRKVYRRDRQEIVVLDGLSLTVPAGEFVALMGPSGSGKTTLLNLIAGIDRPTSGRLVVAGTELGTLSENELSSWRSRHIGFIFQFYNLIPVLTALENVELPLLLTPLAARERRERARTALRVVGLADRASHVPRQLSGGQEQRVAIARAIVTDPAVLVADEPTGDLDARSAEDVLSLLDVLNRQFGKTIVMVTHDPRAAARAHTERHLEKGVLSRSVTRHGPPVAEAAP, encoded by the coding sequence GTGACCGCGAACGGCCAGCCTCCAGCGGTCGTCGTCGAGGACGTCCGGAAGGTCTACCGCCGGGACCGCCAGGAAATCGTCGTGCTGGACGGCCTGAGCCTGACCGTGCCGGCCGGGGAGTTCGTCGCGCTCATGGGCCCGTCCGGCTCGGGAAAGACCACGCTGCTGAACCTGATCGCGGGCATCGACCGGCCCACGAGCGGCCGGTTGGTGGTCGCGGGCACCGAGCTGGGCACGCTGTCGGAGAACGAGCTGTCCAGCTGGCGCAGCCGCCACATCGGGTTCATCTTCCAGTTCTACAACCTGATCCCGGTGCTGACGGCCCTCGAGAACGTGGAGCTCCCGCTGCTCCTCACGCCGCTCGCCGCGCGCGAGCGGCGGGAACGGGCTCGGACGGCGCTCCGGGTGGTCGGGTTGGCGGATCGGGCCTCACACGTCCCGCGGCAGCTGTCGGGTGGCCAGGAGCAGCGCGTCGCCATCGCCAGGGCGATCGTGACCGACCCGGCCGTGCTCGTCGCCGACGAACCGACCGGCGATCTCGACGCCCGCAGCGCCGAGGACGTCCTCTCGCTGCTCGACGTCCTCAACCGGCAGTTCGGCAAGACGATCGTGATGGTGACGCACGACCCGCGCGCGGCGGCGCGGGCCCACACCGAACGGCATCTCGAGAAGGGCGTGTTGAGCCGGAGCGTCACGCGGCACGGTCCACCGGTGGCGGAAGCCGCGCCATGA
- a CDS encoding RNA-binding protein has product MGRRLYVGNLPYSATDEDLTELFSRAGAVATVHVMRDQATGRARGFAFVEMTTDEGAQAAVDQLHEYQMQGRALVVNEARPKPSGGGGFGGGGGGMGRRDGGGGGRREPRW; this is encoded by the coding sequence ATGGGCCGGAGACTATACGTGGGCAATCTGCCCTACAGCGCGACGGACGAGGACTTGACCGAGCTCTTCAGCCGCGCAGGCGCCGTTGCCACCGTGCACGTCATGCGCGACCAGGCGACGGGACGCGCCCGCGGGTTCGCGTTCGTCGAGATGACGACCGACGAAGGCGCGCAGGCGGCCGTCGATCAGCTGCACGAGTATCAGATGCAGGGGCGGGCCCTCGTCGTGAACGAAGCGCGGCCGAAGCCGAGCGGCGGCGGCGGGTTCGGCGGCGGTGGCGGCGGGATGGGTCGCCGCGACGGCGGCGGCGGTGGCCGCCGCGAGCCGCGCTGGTAG
- a CDS encoding ABC transporter permease — MRLPFGYNVRNLIVRWRVTVLAIGAIGLVVAVLVVLAAMANGFRQALRATGSVENAVLTQRGSTGELTSGISFDNARAVMVDSRVARDDRGVPLASPEIFVVASLPRRTGPIANVSLRGVTDAAFTVRHGVRIVEGRRFTRGLPEIIVGRKVLARYAGVAVGQRLRMQRRDWTITGVFEANGGGFESEIWGDLDVLGPAFQRRGGYQSVTLRLRSPADVGAFHQDLTKNPRMQVQLIQERKYYDDQSAQVSAPLLALAVFVALVMGVGAVFGAMNTMYAIVASRTREIGTLRALGFSRASILLSFVIESTLLALAGGLLGCALAVPANGLSSAAGGANFAEVSFAFQVTPAAIAAGLGLALVIGVAGGLLPAWRASRVPITAALRS, encoded by the coding sequence ATGAGGCTGCCCTTTGGCTACAACGTCCGCAACCTGATCGTCCGCTGGCGGGTGACGGTGCTCGCCATCGGCGCCATCGGGCTCGTCGTGGCGGTGCTCGTGGTGCTGGCGGCGATGGCGAACGGCTTCCGGCAGGCGCTCCGGGCGACCGGATCGGTCGAGAACGCCGTCCTCACGCAGCGCGGGTCGACGGGCGAGCTCACGTCGGGAATCTCGTTCGACAACGCCCGCGCCGTGATGGTGGACTCGCGCGTGGCCCGCGACGATCGAGGGGTACCGCTCGCCTCGCCCGAGATCTTCGTGGTGGCGAGCCTGCCGCGCCGGACCGGGCCAATCGCGAACGTCAGCCTGCGCGGCGTGACGGACGCCGCGTTCACGGTGCGGCACGGCGTGCGCATCGTGGAGGGCCGCCGCTTCACGCGCGGCCTGCCGGAGATCATCGTGGGCCGGAAGGTCCTGGCGCGGTATGCGGGTGTCGCCGTCGGACAGCGCCTGCGGATGCAGCGGCGGGACTGGACGATCACGGGAGTGTTCGAGGCGAACGGCGGCGGCTTCGAGAGCGAGATCTGGGGCGACCTCGACGTCCTCGGCCCAGCCTTCCAGCGGCGCGGCGGCTACCAGTCGGTCACGCTGCGCCTGCGGTCGCCCGCCGATGTCGGCGCCTTCCACCAGGACCTGACGAAGAACCCGAGGATGCAGGTCCAGCTGATCCAGGAGCGGAAGTACTACGACGATCAGTCGGCGCAGGTCTCGGCGCCGCTCCTCGCGCTCGCGGTGTTCGTTGCGCTCGTGATGGGCGTCGGCGCCGTCTTCGGGGCCATGAACACGATGTATGCGATCGTCGCGTCGCGCACGCGGGAGATCGGGACGCTGCGCGCGCTCGGCTTCTCGCGGGCCAGCATCCTCCTGTCGTTCGTGATCGAATCGACGCTCCTGGCACTGGCCGGAGGCCTGCTGGGGTGTGCGCTCGCCGTGCCGGCCAACGGCCTGTCGTCGGCCGCCGGCGGCGCGAACTTCGCCGAGGTGTCCTTCGCGTTCCAGGTGACCCCGGCCGCGATCGCGGCGGGGCTCGGACTGGCGCTCGTCATCGGAGTGGCCGGCGGACTGCTGCCGGCGTGGCGCGCGTCGCGCGTGCCCATCACGGCCGCGCTGCGCTCGTGA
- a CDS encoding SPFH domain-containing protein, translating into MIRERDYPGLAGLPVLLLVIASGAVLIWRLVESARAASPLGILACALGLALAALVAAGLFMVNPNEGRVLQLFGAYAGTAKTPGLRWANPFFSKRQVSMRVRNFDSEHLKVNDNDGNPIEIGAVVVWKVVDTAEAVFEVDDYENYVHVQTEAALRNLATSYPYDAHDDAHTSLRGHTAVVADHLKHEVQDRLAKAGVQVIEARISHVAYAPEIAAAMLQRQQAGAIIAARQRIVEGAVGMVEMALGQLSSKSIVALDDERRAAMVSNLLVVLCGERGAQPIVNTGTIYQ; encoded by the coding sequence GTGATCAGAGAGCGAGACTACCCAGGGCTTGCCGGCCTTCCCGTGCTGCTGCTCGTGATCGCGAGCGGGGCCGTCCTCATCTGGCGACTCGTCGAGAGCGCACGGGCAGCGAGCCCGCTGGGCATCCTGGCGTGCGCCCTCGGCCTGGCCCTGGCCGCGCTCGTCGCGGCCGGCCTGTTCATGGTGAACCCGAACGAGGGCCGCGTCCTGCAGCTCTTTGGCGCGTACGCCGGCACGGCGAAGACCCCCGGCCTCCGGTGGGCGAACCCGTTCTTCTCGAAGCGTCAGGTGTCGATGCGAGTCCGCAACTTCGACAGCGAGCACCTGAAAGTGAACGACAACGACGGCAACCCCATCGAGATCGGGGCCGTCGTGGTCTGGAAGGTGGTGGACACGGCCGAAGCCGTCTTCGAGGTGGACGACTACGAGAACTACGTGCACGTGCAGACCGAAGCCGCGCTCCGGAACCTGGCCACCAGCTACCCGTACGACGCCCACGACGACGCCCACACCTCCCTCAGGGGCCACACGGCCGTCGTGGCCGACCACCTGAAGCACGAAGTGCAGGACCGCCTGGCCAAGGCCGGGGTGCAGGTCATCGAGGCCCGCATCAGCCACGTGGCCTACGCCCCCGAGATCGCGGCCGCCATGCTGCAGCGGCAGCAGGCGGGCGCGATCATCGCCGCGCGCCAGCGGATCGTCGAGGGCGCCGTCGGCATGGTGGAGATGGCGCTCGGCCAGCTGTCGTCCAAGTCGATCGTCGCGCTCGACGACGAGCGGCGGGCGGCCATGGTCAGCAACCTCCTGGTCGTGCTGTGCGGCGAACGCGGCGCGCAGCCCATCGTCAACACGGGCACGATCTACCAGTGA
- a CDS encoding SCO family protein, with the protein MRRGAAVVLVLSAIAAGCSSPPPPPPAERYPIRGQLLAVQLDTGQVLLKHEAVPGYMDGMTMPFTVADRASMRDRRPGDLVTATLVIEPGRTRLEDLTFTGTAPLPDTGEAPSAAAVPIVVPGDPAPTLALTSQFGQPVSIADWAGNAGVVTFIYTRCPLPDFCPLMDARFKEIQAAARNDAALKDRVQLLSVSFDPAFDTPDVLAAHAVRAGAEDHWLFATAPAAVVDRFAAAFGVNVIREADGSITHNLRTTVIGPDGRVAAVHSGNDWTAEAVLTDLRRALDHPAP; encoded by the coding sequence ATGCGACGTGGCGCCGCTGTCGTCCTGGTCCTCTCGGCGATCGCCGCAGGTTGCTCGTCCCCGCCCCCACCCCCGCCAGCCGAGCGGTATCCCATCCGGGGCCAGCTGCTCGCGGTGCAACTCGACACCGGCCAGGTGCTCCTGAAACACGAGGCGGTGCCCGGCTACATGGACGGGATGACCATGCCGTTCACGGTGGCCGACCGCGCCTCGATGCGCGACCGCCGCCCGGGCGACCTGGTGACGGCCACGCTCGTGATCGAGCCGGGTCGGACGCGCCTGGAGGACCTGACCTTCACCGGCACGGCGCCGCTGCCCGACACCGGGGAAGCGCCGTCGGCCGCAGCCGTCCCCATCGTCGTCCCCGGCGATCCGGCGCCGACGCTCGCGCTGACGAGCCAGTTCGGCCAGCCGGTGTCCATCGCCGACTGGGCCGGCAACGCCGGCGTCGTCACGTTCATCTACACCCGCTGTCCCTTGCCGGATTTCTGTCCGCTGATGGACGCCCGCTTCAAGGAGATCCAGGCCGCCGCCCGGAATGACGCGGCGCTGAAGGACCGCGTCCAGCTGCTCTCGGTCAGCTTCGATCCGGCGTTCGACACGCCGGACGTGCTCGCCGCTCACGCGGTCCGCGCGGGCGCGGAGGACCACTGGCTCTTTGCGACGGCGCCGGCGGCCGTCGTCGATCGCTTCGCGGCGGCGTTCGGTGTGAACGTGATCCGCGAGGCGGACGGTTCCATCACCCACAATCTCCGCACCACCGTCATCGGCCCCGACGGACGCGTGGCCGCCGTCCACTCGGGCAACGACTGGACCGCCGAGGCCGTCCTCACCGACCTTCGCCGCGCGCTGGACCATCCGGCCCCGTGA
- a CDS encoding endonuclease/exonuclease/phosphatase family protein: MPQDDRRTYRVRVATYNVHRCRGMDARTVPHRIAAVIAGLDADVVALQEVVGASQRRPGQAAELGAALGMGWVMAPTRHLRGALFGNVVLSRHPVRHHVQHDLSWKTCEPRGAQRVDVALGDHHLLHLYNVHLGTSLGERRVQAERLAGIVDTHRPHGPSVVLGDFNEWARGLATDILSARLHSIDLTRYLPRKRSYPGLFPLFHLDHIYFTGRVEVVHVELVRTRQALMASDHLPLVADLKVSF; encoded by the coding sequence ATGCCGCAAGATGACCGCCGCACCTACCGGGTGCGGGTGGCCACGTACAACGTCCATCGATGCCGCGGCATGGACGCGCGCACCGTGCCCCACCGCATCGCGGCCGTCATCGCGGGCCTCGACGCCGACGTCGTCGCGCTGCAGGAGGTCGTCGGCGCCAGCCAGCGGCGTCCAGGACAGGCGGCCGAGCTCGGCGCGGCCCTGGGCATGGGCTGGGTGATGGCGCCCACCCGCCACCTTCGCGGGGCGCTCTTCGGCAACGTCGTGCTGTCGCGCCACCCCGTGCGCCACCACGTCCAGCACGACCTGTCCTGGAAGACCTGCGAGCCCCGCGGGGCCCAGCGCGTCGACGTCGCCCTCGGGGACCACCACCTCCTGCACCTCTACAACGTGCACCTGGGCACGTCGCTCGGCGAACGTCGCGTCCAGGCCGAGCGGCTGGCCGGAATCGTGGACACCCATCGCCCGCACGGGCCCAGCGTCGTGCTCGGCGACTTCAACGAGTGGGCGCGCGGCCTGGCCACCGACATCCTGTCGGCACGGCTGCACAGCATCGACCTGACCCGGTACCTGCCCAGGAAGCGCAGCTATCCCGGGCTGTTCCCGCTGTTCCACCTGGATCACATCTACTTTACCGGCCGCGTCGAGGTGGTCCATGTCGAGCTCGTCCGCACCCGGCAGGCCCTGATGGCCTCCGACCACCTGCCGCTCGTCGCGGACCTCAAGGTCAGCTTCTGA
- a CDS encoding FtsX-like permease family protein gives MKFLPYVVKHLRHTWLRTASTIAGMALCVFLICTLQTILGAMDQNIRSAAPDRLATRHAVSIVFNMPYAYGARIRAVPGVRRVAPLVFFGGLMGSTTQDFANFFANFAVDPEPFFAMYPEYGMPPAQMQAFLADRRGAVLGRDLAEKFGWTIGSTFQLESFIPPYRTGRPFEFVVRAIFDADRARYPGTNEMQMFFHFDYLYESTRRRTGVGNFMVQVADPARAALVAKAIDASFENSDVQTRTESEAAFLQSFAELAGNLVLLLNGIGLAVAFTVLLVTANTMSMAVRERRTEIAVLKTLGFSSARVMSLIVAEAAILSATAGVLGVGLARVLVTHVDEIPFLGAALGQFPPLALPAGLSAAMVGVSLALGLAASLVPAWNAYRAAIVDALRAA, from the coding sequence ATGAAATTCCTGCCCTACGTCGTCAAGCACCTGCGGCACACCTGGCTGCGGACGGCCAGCACGATCGCGGGCATGGCGCTCTGCGTGTTCCTCATCTGCACGCTGCAGACGATCCTCGGCGCGATGGACCAGAACATCAGGAGCGCCGCGCCCGATCGCCTCGCGACGCGTCACGCCGTGAGCATCGTGTTCAACATGCCGTATGCCTACGGTGCCCGCATCCGCGCGGTCCCGGGCGTCCGCCGCGTGGCCCCGCTCGTCTTCTTCGGCGGGCTGATGGGCAGCACCACGCAGGACTTCGCCAACTTCTTCGCGAACTTCGCGGTGGATCCCGAGCCGTTCTTCGCGATGTATCCGGAGTACGGGATGCCCCCGGCCCAGATGCAGGCGTTCCTGGCCGACCGCCGGGGCGCCGTCCTTGGGCGCGACCTCGCCGAGAAGTTCGGCTGGACGATCGGCAGCACGTTCCAGCTGGAGAGCTTCATCCCGCCGTACCGTACCGGGCGGCCGTTCGAGTTCGTCGTGCGGGCCATCTTCGATGCCGATCGCGCCCGCTACCCCGGCACGAACGAGATGCAGATGTTCTTCCACTTCGACTACCTGTACGAGTCGACGCGCCGCCGCACGGGCGTCGGCAACTTCATGGTGCAGGTGGCGGACCCGGCGCGGGCGGCACTCGTGGCCAAGGCCATCGACGCCTCGTTCGAGAACTCAGATGTCCAGACCCGCACGGAGTCCGAGGCGGCGTTCCTGCAGAGCTTCGCGGAGCTGGCCGGCAACCTGGTGCTCCTGCTGAACGGGATCGGCCTCGCCGTGGCCTTCACGGTGCTCCTCGTCACCGCGAACACGATGAGCATGGCCGTCCGCGAGCGGCGCACGGAGATCGCCGTCCTGAAGACGCTCGGCTTCTCGAGCGCCCGCGTGATGAGTCTCATCGTCGCGGAGGCCGCGATCCTGTCGGCCACGGCGGGGGTGCTCGGCGTCGGCCTGGCCCGGGTGCTCGTGACGCATGTGGACGAGATCCCGTTCCTCGGCGCCGCGCTCGGCCAGTTCCCGCCGCTGGCCCTGCCGGCCGGGTTGTCGGCCGCCATGGTGGGCGTCTCGCTCGCGCTCGGTCTGGCGGCCAGCCTCGTCCCCGCGTGGAACGCGTACCGGGCCGCGATCGTGGACGCGTTGAGGGCCGCATGA
- a CDS encoding zf-HC2 domain-containing protein, with protein MTRESEGQAVDCRQIEAALPPFVDGEAQPATAAMVQAHLDACPACRRAAELQGAVRALLVSRRSTLADPLPDGLRAAVERAAAPRPPRPAARFTAFAAAAAVVLTAVAGLTWATGHSSVLLAAQLTLDHLKCFVIDGGDDHPALEADAAHARVRLLNGEDVDLPVPSAGGRARLVAVRECLYGDGWVPHALYRVDGQPVSVFVLGRRQAAAGTVAAFGRLARVVERAGTTYVVVAPAGATAVAAAVGLGAE; from the coding sequence ATGACGAGGGAGTCCGAGGGGCAGGCGGTCGACTGTCGCCAGATTGAGGCGGCGCTGCCCCCGTTCGTGGACGGCGAAGCCCAGCCGGCGACGGCCGCGATGGTGCAGGCGCACCTGGACGCGTGTCCCGCGTGCCGCAGGGCCGCCGAACTCCAGGGCGCCGTGCGTGCCCTGCTCGTCAGCCGGCGCTCCACGCTGGCCGACCCCCTGCCCGATGGCCTCCGCGCCGCGGTCGAGCGCGCGGCGGCGCCGCGGCCGCCGCGGCCGGCGGCGCGATTCACCGCCTTCGCCGCGGCGGCCGCGGTGGTCCTGACGGCCGTCGCGGGCCTCACTTGGGCCACCGGCCATTCCTCGGTACTGCTCGCCGCGCAGTTGACGCTCGATCACTTGAAATGCTTCGTGATCGACGGCGGCGACGATCACCCGGCGCTCGAGGCGGACGCCGCCCACGCCCGGGTCCGGCTCCTCAACGGCGAAGACGTGGACCTGCCCGTGCCGTCCGCCGGCGGCCGCGCGCGGCTGGTGGCCGTGCGCGAATGCCTCTACGGCGACGGGTGGGTGCCCCACGCCCTCTACCGGGTCGACGGCCAGCCGGTGTCGGTGTTCGTGCTGGGACGCCGCCAGGCGGCCGCCGGGACCGTCGCGGCGTTCGGGCGCCTGGCGCGGGTCGTGGAGCGAGCCGGGACGACCTATGTGGTGGTCGCGCCGGCCGGCGCAACCGCGGTGGCGGCGGCCGTTGGTCTTGGGGCAGAATGA
- a CDS encoding efflux RND transporter periplasmic adaptor subunit has product MPDIEDDLASLRLPPGAAPRRRRRLPLWIAVGAVLLMGLAWALRDGRPAVETAPVAIDGGPGPGEPVLTAAGYVVARRRAVVSAKIQGRLERLDVEEGSRVEDGAVFARLESADYAAAVARARASVDRAAAQVVAAQAQIAAADAAIVRADADLAEARRQRDVAERLAREAVVSTDQRDAARSRVHVAEAVAGQARAERRRVEADLARTDAEQAQARADLGFATAQLQNTVIRAPFTGTVVRKMAEVGESVAPIPPGVNISTASGAIVALADLDTLEVETDVAEANVARLVPDQPADVVVEAFPDSTFKGVLRQVIPTADRTRATVMVKVTILQRDARLKPEMSAKVTFVAPPTAGAAPRRLTVPRSAVVGDGGDAHVFVVRDGVATRTAVRLGGGDAAQAVVADGLTGTDVVIVRPPSSIVDGTRVKVAP; this is encoded by the coding sequence GTGCCCGACATCGAAGACGACCTCGCCTCCCTGCGCCTGCCCCCTGGCGCCGCCCCGCGGCGGCGACGGCGCCTGCCCCTGTGGATTGCCGTCGGTGCCGTGCTGCTGATGGGCCTCGCCTGGGCCCTGCGCGACGGCCGGCCGGCCGTGGAGACGGCGCCGGTCGCCATCGACGGCGGCCCTGGCCCGGGCGAGCCCGTGCTCACGGCCGCCGGGTACGTGGTCGCCCGGCGCCGGGCCGTCGTCTCGGCGAAGATCCAGGGCCGCCTCGAGCGCCTCGACGTGGAAGAGGGCTCCCGGGTCGAGGATGGCGCCGTCTTCGCCCGCCTGGAGAGCGCCGACTACGCCGCCGCCGTTGCGCGGGCCCGGGCGTCGGTGGACCGTGCGGCCGCGCAGGTGGTCGCCGCGCAGGCCCAGATCGCGGCGGCCGATGCCGCCATCGTCAGGGCCGACGCGGACCTGGCCGAGGCCCGTCGGCAGCGGGACGTCGCCGAGCGCCTGGCGCGCGAGGCCGTGGTGTCGACCGACCAACGGGATGCGGCCAGGAGCCGCGTACACGTGGCCGAGGCCGTCGCCGGCCAGGCCCGGGCCGAGCGTCGCCGGGTGGAGGCCGACCTGGCGCGCACCGATGCGGAGCAGGCGCAGGCGCGCGCCGACCTGGGCTTCGCGACCGCCCAACTCCAGAACACCGTCATCCGCGCGCCGTTCACGGGGACCGTGGTCCGCAAGATGGCGGAGGTCGGAGAGAGCGTGGCGCCCATCCCGCCGGGCGTGAACATCTCCACCGCGTCGGGCGCGATCGTGGCCCTTGCGGACCTCGACACGCTCGAGGTGGAGACCGACGTCGCGGAAGCCAACGTCGCCCGCCTCGTGCCGGACCAGCCGGCCGACGTCGTGGTCGAGGCCTTCCCGGACTCGACGTTCAAGGGCGTGCTCCGGCAGGTCATCCCGACGGCCGACCGCACGCGCGCCACGGTGATGGTGAAGGTGACCATCCTGCAGCGCGACGCGCGCCTCAAGCCCGAGATGAGCGCGAAGGTCACCTTCGTGGCGCCGCCGACCGCCGGCGCCGCGCCGCGGCGGCTGACGGTGCCCCGGAGTGCCGTCGTCGGCGACGGCGGCGACGCGCACGTGTTCGTCGTGCGCGACGGCGTCGCGACCCGGACGGCCGTGCGGCTGGGGGGCGGAGACGCGGCGCAGGCCGTCGTCGCCGACGGCCTCACCGGCACCGACGTGGTCATCGTCCGCCCGCCGTCGTCGATTGTCGATGGCACCCGCGTGAAAGTCGCCCCGTGA
- a CDS encoding acyl-CoA thioesterase: MPAKRWTESAAETVQVVLPNDSNPLGFILGGAVMHLIDITGAIACHRHTNSLALTAGVDGLEFLHPIRVGDMIILKSRVTGTFTTSLEVEVEVFSEAITTGARTLTSRAYLTFVAIDREGRPQRVPPLLLETDDDRARADAAQERRSARLARRRGRAGA; encoded by the coding sequence ATGCCCGCGAAGCGTTGGACTGAATCGGCGGCCGAGACCGTGCAGGTCGTGCTGCCGAACGACTCGAACCCGCTCGGGTTCATCCTGGGCGGCGCGGTGATGCACCTCATCGACATCACCGGGGCCATCGCGTGCCATCGCCACACCAACAGCCTCGCCCTCACCGCGGGCGTCGACGGGCTGGAGTTCCTGCATCCCATCCGCGTCGGCGACATGATCATCCTGAAGTCCCGGGTCACCGGCACCTTCACGACGTCGCTCGAGGTGGAAGTGGAGGTCTTCAGCGAGGCCATCACGACCGGCGCACGCACGCTCACCAGCCGGGCGTATCTCACCTTCGTGGCCATCGATCGCGAGGGCCGGCCCCAGCGCGTGCCGCCGCTGCTGCTCGAGACCGACGACGATCGGGCCCGCGCCGACGCCGCCCAGGAGCGCCGGTCGGCGCGCCTGGCCCGCCGTCGCGGGCGCGCCGGCGCCTGA
- a CDS encoding sigma-70 family RNA polymerase sigma factor, with translation MFRRRDSLHTDAGGFAMDDALALMNGLYGTAVRLTRNGDAARDLVQETYLKAIRARERFQPGTNLKAWLYTILHNTWRNSRRDAARARVSFDSDTLDLAVETGKGGLVDDETPEASLLKRAADVEIREALDALPAVFREAVWLRDVEDLSYSEIADALAVPIGTVMSRISRGRKLLHAALRERLAQARPSGVAVGEGA, from the coding sequence GTGTTCCGACGTCGTGACTCCCTCCACACCGATGCCGGCGGATTCGCGATGGACGACGCGCTCGCGTTGATGAACGGGTTGTACGGCACGGCGGTCCGTCTGACGCGGAACGGCGATGCCGCGCGGGATCTCGTCCAGGAGACCTACCTCAAGGCCATCCGGGCGCGCGAACGCTTCCAGCCGGGCACCAACCTGAAGGCGTGGCTCTACACGATCCTCCACAACACGTGGCGCAACTCGCGCCGCGATGCCGCGCGCGCGCGGGTGTCGTTCGACAGCGACACGCTGGACCTCGCGGTCGAGACGGGGAAGGGCGGCCTCGTCGACGATGAGACGCCCGAAGCCTCGCTCCTCAAGCGCGCCGCCGACGTCGAGATTCGCGAGGCGCTCGACGCCCTGCCCGCCGTATTCCGCGAGGCCGTGTGGCTGCGGGACGTCGAGGACCTGTCGTATTCGGAGATCGCCGATGCGCTCGCCGTGCCGATCGGCACCGTGATGTCACGGATCTCCCGCGGTCGGAAACTGCTGCACGCGGCCCTGCGCGAGCGGCTCGCGCAGGCACGGCCCTCCGGGGTCGCCGTGGGGGAGGGAGCATGA